A segment of the Oscillospiraceae bacterium genome:
TCAAGGTACATTTTATTTAACATCCGTAATTTCGGTGTCACCGTAACGGTTTATGTATTCCTTAAGTATTCTGTTAGTGGCAAGGGGTGCATCACCCAGAGTACCGGAACATAATATAACACCGCATATCTTATTTTCTTTAAGCAGTTCAAAATAGCAGGAAAGCTGTTTTTCAAACAATTCGGGCTTCATGGGGCGGTTGTTGTCTCCCGAATAATCCCAGGTATATACACCGAGCATTATCGGCTTGCCGTTTGCAACAGCATAAAGCTTTTCAAGATACTGCTGCATATTATCAATATTTTTGCTTTCCCAAATCCAGAAGGTTATGCCATCGAAGCATTCCATATATTTTTCAAGCTCGAAATCAAGCTGAAAATCGTACAATACGCACCAGAAATCAAGTCCCTTTCGGTTAAGTGCACTTTTAATCTTTTTCAGCACCTCGGGAGTGAACCGTTTCATTCTTTCCTCCGAAAAGAAGTCGTCCACCACACCGCCCGTTATATTGGGAAAGTCCGGCTGTATATCAAGAATATCGCCTGTATTACCTAATTCGTCCTCCGGCAGAGGCGTGCTTGCATCACCCAGAACAGACCACTTTACCTCTCTGAGCGCCGAAAATCGCTGTGCCATGCCGTCAAATGGAGGTTGAATATTTCCACCGTAGGATACTATAAAGGCATTGGGTATTCCGTATTCCCTTGCAAACTGCTCGGGTGTCATACTGCATTCCAGGCCTGTACATTTATTATGGGAGCCTTCAAGATGTCCCCAGTTCCAAAGCTTATCCTTAAGTTTCATAACTGCTCCTTATTTATTATTCAGCTTACTTTTCATAGCTTCAAAGGTTTCGTCACTGATAACATGCTCAACACGGCAGGCATCGGCGGCGGCGGTTTCCTCGCCAACGCCAAGGCTCATAAAATACTCCGTCAGCACCTTGTGGCGCTCGTAGGTCTTGGCGGCAAGCTCCTCGCCCGCGGGGGTCAGTGAAAGATAACCTTCGGCATCCGTCACAATATAACCGCCCTCTCTGAGTATTCCCAAAGCACGGCTGACACTGGGCTTTTTGTAGCCGGTATATTCCGCCACATCAATGGCGCGCACCTGTTTTGAACGGCTGAGCAGTACATGGATGCTCTCCAGATACATCTCGCCCGATTCGCGTATACTCATTTTTACCTCCGAGTCTTTATAATTTGCAATGTGCAATTATGGAAGCTTTTGCTTTGCAAAAGCTATTGCTGAAACGCTTCGCGTTTTTCCCCCTTAACGTTGCCGTCGGGCAACATATCACATCCGTAAGGATATATCACTGATTTTGGGCTATGCCTGAAATCAAACTGTATATCACCGGCACAACCACAGCAGGAAGCATATTCAGCGTTTTTATCTTATTTGTAACAAGAAAATTCAGTCCGATGCACATGATAATGGCATAGCCCACATAACACACCTGCTTTAAAAGCTCGCCCACAAGTATCTGACCCAGTGTGCCTGCAAGCAGTGTAATTCCGCCCTGATATATAAGAAGCGGAACAAAGGAGAAAATAACTCCCCATCCCAGTGTTGCCGCAAGAACTATGGCGGCGGTAAAGTCCAGTGCGCTTTTAATGAAAAGCACACTGCTGTCACCCGTCAGACCGTCGTTCACCGAGCCGATTATAGCCATCGCACCAACGCAGAACAGAACGGTAGAGCTGATAAAGCCTGCGGAAAATCCGCCGAAATTGAATTTTTTCTCCATTTTCTCGGTAAAGCGGGTGAAGCGTCCGTCAAGGTTCAGCACCTCGCCCGTCAGCGTTCCCAAAACAAGGCTGACAATGAGAATAAGCTCGCCCGAGGTAGAAAAACCACTGTCCGTGACTGTCAGCATATTGCTTAAAACGCCGTTTATTCCCACCACCAGAACAGCGATGCCCAGCGCTTTATTTATACCGTCCACCCAGCTTTGGCGGATGAGTTTTTTGAATATCAGACCGATAATTCCGCCCAGTATAACGGCAATACAGTTTACAAGTGTACCCATAAAAATCAAAATGCCTTTCAGGTCAAATATATGAAATATTGGTAAGATACTGTCCGCCCCGTATGGTAAGTGTGCCGAAGGAGGCTCTTTCTCCGCAGTGCGGACGTGAAATACTGCCGGGGTTGAACATTTTTATTTCGTCATCAAACATATCCACAGGTGTATGAGTGTGGCCGAAAATAACGATATGCGCTTTTTTCTGGCGCGCCACATTCAGCATAAAGGAATATGTGCTTTTTACGTTTCTCAGATGCCCGTGCATAATAAGCACGCGAAAGCCCTCAAGGTCAAGAACAAGCTCGTTAGGCTCGTCAGGACTGGGCCAGTCACAGTTTCCCGCCACATAGGTAACGGGGATATTGGGGAAAGTCTCGCGCAGAACCTTTGCATCCTCCAGGTTGTCACCAAGATGGATTATAAGGTCGGTGCCGGGGCTTTTTGAAATAATCTCACACATTTTATCGGTACGACGGTGAGAGTCGGAAAAGATAAGTACATTCATTTTGAAAATCCTTATGTCAGTAGCAAAATATCTGCCGGCGAATATAATAAAAACAAAGAGAACGGCAAAAAGAGGTGATTAAATGGACATAAACAAAGCGGATATCGACCGCCTTACAAATCTGGGAGACGGCGTTTTTGAAAAAAAGCTTCAGCAGGCATTGGACGCGGCAGGCGCAAGCGACGATACGGTAAAAAAGCTGAGCGCCAACATTCCCCAGATAAAAAAGACCCTTAAGTCACTGTCGCAAAGCGACCTTGAAGCGCTGGCAGACAAGCTGGATGAAAAAGCAATCGAAAATATCAAAAACAAGCTCAGTGAATAAAGGGAGGTACAGCCATGGACGAATTATCCGATAAGCTGAGTAAAATACTCGGCGACCCGAAGAGCATGGAGCAGATAATGGCGCTTGCGGGAGCACTGGCTTCAAAGGACACAGCCGAGCAGCCTCAAGCCTCTCAGCCTCAGACCGAGACACCAAATCTGCCGTCCGACCCCGCACCCCTTGTGGGAATGCTCAAGTCGTTGACAAACTCACCTGCGGGCAAAGCCTTTTTAAGCGGAGAAAAGGAGCGCATACAGCTTCTTACCGCTCTTAAGCCATACATGGGAAATGCAAAAAAGGAAAAGCTAAACAAGGTGATTTCCACCATGGAAAGTGTGGGCAGTATAAGCTCGCTGGCAAAGCTTCTTTAAGGGGGGACGGCAATGTACTCACGTCACACATCCTCGGACGGCTACACCGCCGACTATCTGCGTGCAAGATACGCCGAAAAAATATCTCCGCGGCGCAGTCCCTTCAAGCAGCCCGCTGAGGAACGCGTACCGCAAAACCCGGTGTCTCTCCCCGTTCCCGCCCCGATTGAGGATTCAAATCCAATTCAACCGACGGACTCGGGAATTTCAGGCTTTATTTCCAATCTTGAGGGGGATGACATTCTGCTTCTGGCAGTGCTGGCGCTTATACTCTTTGGCGACGGCGAAAAAAGGGACCTTGATCTCATTCTCGCCGCGGCGCTGATATTTATTGAGTTTTCGTAAAGACTATTCACTTACTTCAAACATAGTAGGGTCGGACGCATAATCCGCCGTAAAGCTGTCTGTTGTAAGCCGATAGCTCAACTCATCCGCCATGTATGTTTCGGCGGCAAGCACAATGCCGTGATCGGCACTTATATAAAACTTTTCAAGCTGGTCAAATTCGGGGTAGTAAAACTCGATGTATATTATATTACCGTCAGTTCTGCCCTTGGTTTCGGCAAAACGCGCACTCACAAGCTCATTATCGGTATTTTCCAGAAAATAGTCAATATCCGCAACACCGATCTGGCTTTCATAGGTGAAATCACTGCTGTTTTCCACAATGTTATAAGCGCCCGTAACACTGTTTACAAGCTTGACCCGTGCTCCGTCGCATATAATAAGTCTTTCCTGCGACCCGCCGGTCTGCACGCGGTACATATCTCCGCTTTTCCAAACGGTATTATCGGTAGTGTGAACCGTACCCTCCGAAAATCGTTCCACCGTGAAAACAGCGTAATAGTTTTCCCTGTGCCTTATCTGCCTTATAGCGTCCGCGGCATTGTCGGGTGTTATTTCGGCAAGGAAAAACTCGTCCTCCGTGCCTACGGCCGTAAGTGAGTTGTAAACTGCCTCGTCAAACTCATTTATACTGTCGGTAACGGGGGGC
Coding sequences within it:
- a CDS encoding metal-dependent transcriptional regulator, giving the protein MSIRESGEMYLESIHVLLSRSKQVRAIDVAEYTGYKKPSVSRALGILREGGYIVTDAEGYLSLTPAGEELAAKTYERHKVLTEYFMSLGVGEETAAADACRVEHVISDETFEAMKSKLNNK
- a CDS encoding DUF554 domain-containing protein, with the translated sequence MGTLVNCIAVILGGIIGLIFKKLIRQSWVDGINKALGIAVLVVGINGVLSNMLTVTDSGFSTSGELILIVSLVLGTLTGEVLNLDGRFTRFTEKMEKKFNFGGFSAGFISSTVLFCVGAMAIIGSVNDGLTGDSSVLFIKSALDFTAAIVLAATLGWGVIFSFVPLLIYQGGITLLAGTLGQILVGELLKQVCYVGYAIIMCIGLNFLVTNKIKTLNMLPAVVVPVIYSLISGIAQNQ
- a CDS encoding metallophosphoesterase, whose product is MNVLIFSDSHRRTDKMCEIISKSPGTDLIIHLGDNLEDAKVLRETFPNIPVTYVAGNCDWPSPDEPNELVLDLEGFRVLIMHGHLRNVKSTYSFMLNVARQKKAHIVIFGHTHTPVDMFDDEIKMFNPGSISRPHCGERASFGTLTIRGGQYLTNISYI